The genomic stretch CGAAGAGTACGAAAGCGTGTTCGCAGACGAGGGCTATCACGCCGGCATCGTGCTGCCCTCCGGCCTTGCCATGCTCGGCAACATCGAGGGCGAGCGCCCGGCGATGATCGTGAAGGTGGACGCGACGACCATCACGGTCGCCATCGTGGACCGGCGGCAGCTGCGGCTGATCCGCGTGCTGGAGAACGCCGCCGGCGCGCAGGTCTCGAGCGAGCAGCTCGCCGGCGAGGTCTACCCATCCGCCGTGTTTTTCGAGGACACCTACCACGCGCGCATCGAGAACCTGTTCGTGGGCGGCATCGCGCCCATCCAGCAGGTCGCCCCCGCGCTCGAGGCGCATACCGAGGCGCGCGTGCACGAACTGGTCAGCGGGCGGCACGTGGACGTGAGCGAGAGCGGCGCGCGCGGCGTGCTCGCCGGCGTGGTGGGGGCGCTGATCGGCTGATGCGCTACGACATCAATCTCGCCTCGCGGCCCTACATCGACGCCCGCCGCTTCTACGCGAACTGGATGACGCTGCTGGTGCCGCTGGCGCTGGTGGCGGCGCTGCTGAGCGGTCTGGTCATCCGGGCGCTGGTGGGCTCGCGCGAGGTGGCGCGCAAGGTGCGCGAGGAGCGTGCGAAGATCGAGCAGCTCGACCGCAACCGCGCCAACGCCGAGGCGGTGATGAATCGCGCCGAGAACCGCGACACGCGCGACAAGTCGCGCTTCCTGAACGGCGTGATCGCGCGCAAGGCCTTCTCATGGACGCAGGTGTTCGAGGAACTGGAGCGCGTGATGCCCGACCGCGCCCGCGTCCTCGCCATCCACCCGGAGATCAAGGACAACCGCGTGCTGCTGGTGATGAGCGTGGCGGGCGAGACGCGCGCCGACGGCCAGGAGCTGCTGCGGCGCATGGAAAACTCGCCCAGCTTCCGCCAGCCGCAACTGCGCAGCGAGGACGTGCAGCGCGGCGACGAGGGCAGCGTGGTGAAGTTCGAGGTGGCGGCGACGTACGTCCCGCGGCCGGTGCACCCGGCGACCGCCGCGAAGGGAGGCGACTGAGTTGCGCGACTTCGCCCGCCTTCGCCGCCGCTTTATCGCGCTGGGCGTGGTGTTGGCCGCGGTCGCGCTGGCCGCCGCGGTCTTTCTGCTCACGCCTTACGGCCGCTCGCGCGAGCGCCTGCAGGCCGAATACCAGCAGCTGCGAACGGAGCGCCAGCAGAAGGAAGCGGAAAGCGGGCCGCTCGCCGACATCGACAAGGGACTGGTCACGGCGCGGCAGCAGATCGACGCCTTCTACCGCGAGCGCCTGCCGGAAGGTTATTCCGCCATCTCCTCGGAGCTGGCGAAACTCGCCGCTCAGAACTCGGTGAAGCTCGGGCCGATCAAGTACGACCAGGAGAAGGAGAACCCCGCTCCGGGCGTGCAGGCGCTGCACGTGAAGCTGAACGTGGCCGGCGAGTACAAGAACCTGGTCAAGTTCATCAACGCGCTGGAGCGGAACAAGATGCTGTTCGAGCCCTCCGGCGTGGAGCTGTCAGAGAGCCAGCAGGGTGTTACGCTCGACCTGACGCTCGACACGTATTTGCGGGAAGGCGGGATGTGAGATGAAGGTGGGCGCGGAGAATCGCACGACGCTGATCGCCGCCGTGGTCCTGGCGGTGCTCGCGCTGGCGTTCGGAGCGCGCATGGTGATAGTGCTGAGCGAAGGCGAGCCGGCCAAGGCCGCCACCCCGAGCACCGCGCAGCAGGCGCCGCAGGCGCGCCGCATGCCGCGCGCGTCGGCCAAACTGCCCACGTCTGATTCGCTCGACCCGACGCTGCGGCTGGAAGTGCTGCGCGCGGCCGAGGCGACCGAATACCAGGGCAGCGGCCGGAACATCTTCGACTACAAGTCGAAGCCCATCCCGCAAGTGGTGGTCAATCCCGGACCGAAGCAGCCGCCGCCGCCGCAGTGTCCCGGGGACCCGCGCTGCCCGCCGCCGCCGATCCCGCTCACTTTTTACGGGTTTGCCAGCAGGCCGGGCGAGCCGAAGAAGATCTTCCTGTCGTCGAAGGAGACGGGCGACCTGTTCGTGGCGGGCGAGGGCGAGATCGTCAACCGACGGTATCGCGTGCTGCGCATTGGCGTGAACTCGGTGGAGATCGAAGACGTGCTCTCGAACAACCGGCAGACTATCCCGCTCACGCAGGGCTGATCGGTAGAGACGCCCTTCGGGGCGCCTCCGAGACGGCCAGAAGGCCGTCTCTACTGTAGAGATGAAAGTAGCCCGCACATTCCGCCGCCGGCACAGCCGCGAGCAGGGCTACGTGCTGATCGCGATCCTGCTGATGCTGGCGCTACTGATCATCGCGCTGGCGGCGGTGGCGCCGCGGCAGGCCACGCAGATCCGCCGCGACCGCGAGGAAGAGGCCATCCATCGCGGCACGGAGTACGCCAAGGCGGTGAAGCGCTACTTCCGCAAGTTCGGGCGCTATCCGGCGCGCATCGAGGAGCTGGAGAACACCAACAACTCGCGCTTCCTGCGCAAGCGGTTCAAGGACCCCATCACGGGCGAGGACTTCCGCATCCTGCGCTACGGCGAGCAGAAGAGCGTGCCGCGCGGGCTGTTCGGCGCGCCGCTGGGCGCGGGCGGCCTCGCGGGCGGCGGACTGGCGGGCGCGGTCCTCGGCAACGCGCTGGGCGGCGGCGCGCCGTCCGGCGGACAGCAGCAGCCGCAAACGCCCGGGACCCCCGCCTCCAGCATGAGCCAGCCGCTCGGCTCCGGACAGACGTTCGGCGGCGGACCCATCATCGGCGTCGCCGGCGTGAAGGACCAGACGTCGCTCAAGGAGTGGCAGGGCAAGACGAACTACAAGGACTGGGAGTTCTATTACGACCCGCGCTTCGACCAGCAGGCGCAGCAAGGCGGCGTGCCGGGTGGCATCCCGCAGCCGGTGGGCAGCCCGCTCAATCCGCAGAGCCCGCAATCGCCGCAGCAGCCGAATCCGCAACCGCAGATCCCGCGCTGAAAGCAAAAGCCTCGCCCGCAGGCGAGGCTGGAAGATCCGACTGCGTTACACGCTGAACGACGAGCCGCAGCCGCAGGTGGACTTCACGTTCGGGTTCTCGAACTTGAAGCCGGCGCCCTCGAGCGTCTCGACGTAGTCGACGTTGCAGCCCGCAAGGTACATCATCGAGGTCGCGTCCACGAAGACCTTGAGGCCTTCGAAGGTCAGTACCTTGTCCATCATGCCGGCCGAGTTCTCGAACGACATGGAATAGCTGAAGCCGGAGCAGCCGCCGCCGACCACGCCCATGCGCAGCCCGGCCGGAGCCGGGTCCTGCTGCGCCATGATCTCCTTGACCTTGGCAATGGCGGTGGGCGACATGCTCAGCGCCTTCTTCTCGCCGGTCTGCGGCGCCTGCGGCGTTGCGGTAAGCGGGGTGGAACAGGACATGCGTTTTCTCCTTCAGGACTTACACGATTATAGCAAACGTCTTCCGTAACTTAGATGACCGGAATGGGGGCGGGGACTCAGCCTTGCAAGGTGGCGGACCAACAGCGTTCTGAGAGAGACTAGGAGCTTCGCGATGTCCGATTCCGACCGAGACCCGCTGTTCTTCCCGCCACACAAGCAGCCCGAGCTGCCGCCAGAAGAGGAAGAAGAAGGCTACTCCGCCGAGGTGGACCCGGCCGGCCAGCAGCGCCGGCTGCGGGCCATCGTGGTCGTCGGGTTGGTCGTGCTGGGGTTCTTCCTGCTCAGCCTGCAATCGGAGTCGGTGAAGGCCGCGTGGGCGGAGCTGCGCATCTCGCTTGGCCTGGCGGGCGAGCCGGTGAGCGCGGGCCCGGCAAAGTTCTCCGAGCATGAACTCGAGCAGCTTGATAGGCTGCCGGCGCAGGTGCAGGCCCAGAAGCTGCTGGAGCGCGCCATCAACCATTACGAGGGCGCGGCGGGCGAGATCGAGCGGCGCGTGGACGGCTGGCGCGGGCACATCGCAGAAGACCAGCGGCTGTTCGGCCTGGTGCAGACGGCGCTCAACTCCAACGACCTGCGCGTGCGCGCCGCCGCGCTCGAGGTGGACCTGGCGGCACGCGGCACCACGAAGGACGCCGAGACAGTGCAGCGCATGGTGCAGCAGGCCGAGCCTGGCCGCGACGGGCGCATCCAGGCGCTGTGGGCGCTGGGGGCGCTCGCCAACCGCGGCATCGAGCCCGACGCCGCGCGCCAGGCGCTCACCAGCTACCTGCACGACCCGCAGGAGGAGGTGCGCTACTGGGCGGTCGAAGGCCTGGCGCTGACTGGGCAGGATGAAAGCGTCGCGCCGCTGCTCGACGTGCTGCGCACGGATTCCTCGGGGCGCGTGCGCGAGCGCGCCGCGTGCAGCCTGGCGCAATCTGGCATGCTGGCCAAGGAGCAGCGCATGCGCGCCGTTCCGGAGCTGATGAACATGGCCGACGACCCCGCGCTCGACCCCAGCACGCGCAAGTGGGTGTTCCAGGCGCTGCGCGACATCACCGGGCAGGGCCTGGGTGACGACGCCGCGGCGTGGCGCAACTGGTGGTCCGTCCAGAGCCGCTCCTAAGGTTCTTTTCCCGCAAACCAGCGCCGCCGCCTGCCGTCCAAGAAGGGTTGAATTTCGACGCCGGCCTTGCGCGGCGGGACTATAATCCGCGTTAGAGGCCTCTCCGGGGCTCCCGCTCGGGTACCGCGGAGAGACCGGCGAAACGAAGCGAGGTGCTACATGGTGGAGTGGTCGCCATTCATGGTTACGCTCGCCATTGCGTGGGGCGCCGTCACGACGGTGCTGGTGGTCCTGCTCATCTACCGCGGCACGCTGACGATGCACGAGGATGACCAGCTATTCCTCGATGAAGCCGAGTCCGCCGCGCAGCAGGAGCAGGCCGAACTGCTCAGCAAGATCGACCGACTACAGCCGTACGTGCGGGCGACGATGGCCGGCTCGGGCGCGCTGCTGGCGATCCTGGTCGCGATGCTGGTCTGGGACGGCATCCAGCGCATGTAGTCGCGGGCGGCTGGTGCCGCCGCGGGTCCACGCACGGCCTGCGTGTTTTTCCCTGTTCTATAATTTTTTCGGCGCGTCCGTGTGCGCGGGCGCGCCCGCGTGCGAAAGTGGCGGAATTGGCAGACGCACCAGACTTAGGATCTGGCGGGGTAACCCATGGGGGTTCGAGTCCCCCCTTTCGCACCACACTTCAGCGATAAGCAATAAGCAATAAGCAATAAGCGATCAGCTCTTGGACTTCGCTTACCGCTTGTTGCTGATTGCCTCTGTCGCAGCCCTTATACTGTCCCGACCGACTATGGCGAATCCCAACCAGCCCGAGATCAAGCTCACCCAGACTGACGACTACCGCGAGCGCTACGCCAACAGCGTGCAGATCCGCGTGAACGTGTGGGACTTCTTCCTCGTCTTCGGCACGCTGCAGCAGCAGACGCCGAGCGAGGTCGAGGTCCGCAACTTCCAGGGCGTGTACCTGAGCCCGCAGCAGGCCAAGGCGCTGCACGCCATCCTGGAGCAGAACGTCGCGAACTACGAGAAGACGTTCGGCGAGATCAAGCTCGACCCGCGCATGGCGGCGCAGCCCGGGATCATCAACTGACGTGACCGCGCGGGTGCGGTGGCCGCTGCATCCCGTGCTCGTCTTCGCGCTGCTATTCACCGGCATCTTCCTGCTGCACGCTCCGCTGCTGCGCCTCGCCTACTTCTGGGATGAGGCCGGCTACTACGTCCCGGCCGCGCGCGACCTCTACCTGCACGGCTCGCTCATCCCGCAGGAGACGGTCTCGAACGCGCACCCGCCGCTGGTGATGGCGTGGCTCGCGCTGTGGTGGAAGCTCTCGGCGTTCACGCCGGCGGTCACGCGGACGGCGATGCTGCTGGTCGCGGCCTTCGCCCTGCTCGGGCTGTTCCGGCTGGCGCTGGTGGTCTCGAATCGCGCGGTCGCAGTGGCCACGGTGGCTTGCACCGCGCTCTACTCCGTCTTCTTCATGCAGAGCTCGCTGGCGCACGTGGACGTGGCCGCGGCGGCCTTCACGCTGTGGGCGCTGAGCTACTACTGCGAGAACCGGCGCTGGCTGTGCGCGCTGATGTTCTCGCTCGCCGCGCTGAGCAAGGAGACGGCCATCCTCGCGCCGGTAGCGCTGGCGGCGTGGGAATTACTAACAAGCAGCCAGCGCATGGGACAGCTCTGGTTAACCGTACTCACATTCACTTTGTTGCCGCTTTTGCCGCTGCGCGCCAAGCGCCGCGCGACGGGCATCGCGATCGTCGCGGGGCCGGGACCAGTGTTTCGGGATTCTGTCGTCCTATTGGTCCCTCTGTTTCCGCTCGGCCTCTGGTTCGCGTACCACTACGCGCAGACCGGATACGTCTTCGGGAATCCTGAGTTCGTGCGCTACAACGTGACGGCGACGCTCTCGCCGCTGCGCTTCGTGCTCGCGCTCGTGCAGCGGCTGTGGCAGGCGTTCGGCCACATGAACCTGTTTGTGCTGACGGCGGCGACGGCGGTCGCCATGATGCTGCCGGCACAGCCCAACCGTGAACGCATCGCCATCTCGCATCAGCTCACGTTCGCGATCGTGCTGGCCGCGTACGTGGTTGCGCTCTCGCTGGTGGGCGGCGCGGTGCTGGCGCGCTACATGCTTCCGGTCGTTCCGCTGGTGATCCTGGTGTGCGTGTCGACCTTGTGGCGCCGGGTGCGCGGGTGGCCCATCGCGGTGGCCGCGATCTGCGGGCTGTTCGTGGCGGCGTGGTTCGTCGCGCCTCCCTACCGCTTCGCTCCGGAAGACAATCTCGCGTACCGCGATTCCATCGTGCTGCACGTGAAGGCCGAGCAGCTCATCGCCAAGCATTATCCGAACGCGCGCGTGCTGACGGCGTGGCCGGCGAGCGACGAGCTGCGCCGGCCGTATCTCGGCTACGTGAAGACGGCGCTCCCGGTCGTGCGCATCGAGAATTTCTCGCTGGAAGAGCTCGACCTGGCGGCGCACTCCTCGCAGCCCTACGACGTCGCGCTGCTGTTCTCCACCAAGTACGAGACGCCGCGGCGCATCGAGTGGGACTTCTGGGAGCGGCAGCAGAAACGCTTCTTCGATTATCACGAAGACCTGCCGCCGGAGGCGGCGGCGCGCATGCTGGGCGGCGAGATCGTGTGGCAGGAGCGGCGCGGCGGCGAGTGGGTCGCGGTCGTGGACTTCAAGCGGCCGCAGAACGCACGACTGGCGCATTGATCCACTGGTTCACTTGTTCATTGAAAAGCGAAAACGCTCGCCGCAGCGAGCGTTCAATGAACCAGTGAACCAGCCAACCAATCAAGAATCTAGCGCACGCCACCCGGGACGACGACCGCGGGCACCGCGGCGGTCTCCGGATTCAGCAGGCCTTTGTGCTCGGGTCCGAGTCCGAGCTTGATGAGCGCGCGCGAATCGGGCGTCACCTTGCTCTGCCACCCGTTGTCGGCCTGGAACTTCTGCATGGCGGCCTGCGTGCGTGCGTCCCACTGGCCGGTGGCCTCGCCCTGGAGGTAGCCCTCGCGGATGAGCGCGGCCTGGATCTCGCGGGCACGGTCTTCCTTGATGCCCTGCTGGCCGCGGCGCTTCCACGCCCCGCGGCGGGCGCGCGACTTGCCGTGCTTGCCGGACTTACTGGAGACCTTCTTGGTCTTGGTGCTCTTGGAGCTGGAGCCGGACGTCTTGCTGGCGGCCATCGCCGGCACGCCCGCGAGCAGCATGCACAGGATGGCGATCACGAATTGGTTGAGTCTGGGACTGCGCACTACAACACCTCGTGTTCGGATCTAATTGTTCCAACGCCGGGGGTGGCGAAGGCTCAACCGCAGCTTTAGGGGTTCCAGAGCTGCGGAATCATTTCATATCTGATGCTGCCTGGCTAGAGACAAGATTGCTTACCCTGGGTCATGTACCACCGGGGCAACCACCCTCAAAAAAAGCAGGGCCCGCGCCGAGACGCGGGCCCCGAAGGCCTGGCTGGTTACGGCAGCGTGCCGGCCAGGAAGATGGTGCCGGCGTTGCGGCCGCGGCCCTGGCGCACGAGGAAGACGACGTCCTGGCCGCTCTTGAGCGTGCCCTGGACGCGGCGGAAATCATCCTCGCTGTTGACCTGCTGCCGGTTGATCTCGAGGATCACGTCGCCGCGCGAGAGCCCGATGTCGTCGGCGAAGGAACCCGGCTTCACCTCCTGGACGATCACGCCGCGGTTGGCGGGGATGTCGAGGCGCTCGGCCAGTTCCGGCGTGACGTTGCGGACGGTGATGCCGAACCGCGAGTCCTGGGGCTTCGCGCTGTCGGCTTCCTCTTCCTCCTCGCCGAGCCGGTCGCTGAACAGCTTGGCGCGGTCGGCGATGATGACCGAGGTGTCGTCCTTCTTCCCGTTGCGGACGTAGGTGATCTTCGCCTTCGCCCCGGGCTTCATGCCGGCGATGTAGTTCACCAGCTCGTCGCCTGTCTTGACCGGCTTGCCGTCGATGGCGGTGATGGTGTCGCCGACCTTCAGGCCGGCCTGGTCTGCCGGGCTGCCGGGGCGAACGTTGGCGACCGTGACGCCGCCCTCGACGCCGTAGACACGCGCGACCGCCGGGTTCGGGATGGCGTTGAACTCGATGCCGATGGAGCCGCGGGTCACGCGGTGCTCGGGCCCGATGAGCTGATTGTAGACGCTGATGACGGTGCTCGACGGCATCGCGAAGCCCACGCCCTGGTAGCCGTAGGACTGGGTGAAGATCGCGGTGTTGATGCCGATGACCTCGCCGTTCATGTTGACGAGCGGCCCGCCCGAGTTGCCGGGGTTGATGGCCGCGTCGGTCTGGATGAACGACTGGAATTGCTGGCGCGGGACGATGTTGCGTCCCTTGGCCGAGACGATACCGGCGGTGACCGACTCTTCCAGTCCGAACGGGCTGCCGATGGCCAGCACCCAGTCGCCGACGTTCATCGAGTCGGAGTTGCCCCACTTCGCCGCAGGCAGCGCGTGGCCGGCCTCGATCTTGATGACGGCGAGGTCGGTCTCGCGGTCGAGCCCGATGACCTTCGCGTCATGG from Terriglobales bacterium encodes the following:
- a CDS encoding PilN domain-containing protein, translating into MRYDINLASRPYIDARRFYANWMTLLVPLALVAALLSGLVIRALVGSREVARKVREERAKIEQLDRNRANAEAVMNRAENRDTRDKSRFLNGVIARKAFSWTQVFEELERVMPDRARVLAIHPEIKDNRVLLVMSVAGETRADGQELLRRMENSPSFRQPQLRSEDVQRGDEGSVVKFEVAATYVPRPVHPATAAKGGD
- a CDS encoding iron-sulfur cluster assembly accessory protein, which gives rise to MSCSTPLTATPQAPQTGEKKALSMSPTAIAKVKEIMAQQDPAPAGLRMGVVGGGCSGFSYSMSFENSAGMMDKVLTFEGLKVFVDATSMMYLAGCNVDYVETLEGAGFKFENPNVKSTCGCGSSFSV
- a CDS encoding HEAT repeat domain-containing protein, whose protein sequence is MSDSDRDPLFFPPHKQPELPPEEEEEGYSAEVDPAGQQRRLRAIVVVGLVVLGFFLLSLQSESVKAAWAELRISLGLAGEPVSAGPAKFSEHELEQLDRLPAQVQAQKLLERAINHYEGAAGEIERRVDGWRGHIAEDQRLFGLVQTALNSNDLRVRAAALEVDLAARGTTKDAETVQRMVQQAEPGRDGRIQALWALGALANRGIEPDAARQALTSYLHDPQEEVRYWAVEGLALTGQDESVAPLLDVLRTDSSGRVRERAACSLAQSGMLAKEQRMRAVPELMNMADDPALDPSTRKWVFQALRDITGQGLGDDAAAWRNWWSVQSRS
- a CDS encoding DUF3467 domain-containing protein, whose translation is MANPNQPEIKLTQTDDYRERYANSVQIRVNVWDFFLVFGTLQQQTPSEVEVRNFQGVYLSPQQAKALHAILEQNVANYEKTFGEIKLDPRMAAQPGIIN
- a CDS encoding glycosyltransferase family 39 protein, encoding MTARVRWPLHPVLVFALLFTGIFLLHAPLLRLAYFWDEAGYYVPAARDLYLHGSLIPQETVSNAHPPLVMAWLALWWKLSAFTPAVTRTAMLLVAAFALLGLFRLALVVSNRAVAVATVACTALYSVFFMQSSLAHVDVAAAAFTLWALSYYCENRRWLCALMFSLAALSKETAILAPVALAAWELLTSSQRMGQLWLTVLTFTLLPLLPLRAKRRATGIAIVAGPGPVFRDSVVLLVPLFPLGLWFAYHYAQTGYVFGNPEFVRYNVTATLSPLRFVLALVQRLWQAFGHMNLFVLTAATAVAMMLPAQPNRERIAISHQLTFAIVLAAYVVALSLVGGAVLARYMLPVVPLVILVCVSTLWRRVRGWPIAVAAICGLFVAAWFVAPPYRFAPEDNLAYRDSIVLHVKAEQLIAKHYPNARVLTAWPASDELRRPYLGYVKTALPVVRIENFSLEELDLAAHSSQPYDVALLFSTKYETPRRIEWDFWERQQKRFFDYHEDLPPEAAARMLGGEIVWQERRGGEWVAVVDFKRPQNARLAH
- a CDS encoding peptidoglycan-binding protein, which codes for MRSPRLNQFVIAILCMLLAGVPAMAASKTSGSSSKSTKTKKVSSKSGKHGKSRARRGAWKRRGQQGIKEDRAREIQAALIREGYLQGEATGQWDARTQAAMQKFQADNGWQSKVTPDSRALIKLGLGPEHKGLLNPETAAVPAVVVPGGVR
- a CDS encoding Do family serine endopeptidase; translation: MDPRFTRAWQAIKARRLGSTLLIVATLVLGILIGTVITNGVKGKESGSPNSADATPIQMPAPQQLSSAFSQIAKQLEPTVVNINTESTIKPPKRRRAPGGQQDDDPFQDFFDRFFGGPDQGGPGGGGEAGPEGMRQRSLGSGVIVDSKGYIITNAHVVDRADRIRVKLMDDPQGALGHDAKVIGLDRETDLAVIKIEAGHALPAAKWGNSDSMNVGDWVLAIGSPFGLEESVTAGIVSAKGRNIVPRQQFQSFIQTDAAINPGNSGGPLVNMNGEVIGINTAIFTQSYGYQGVGFAMPSSTVISVYNQLIGPEHRVTRGSIGIEFNAIPNPAVARVYGVEGGVTVANVRPGSPADQAGLKVGDTITAIDGKPVKTGDELVNYIAGMKPGAKAKITYVRNGKKDDTSVIIADRAKLFSDRLGEEEEEADSAKPQDSRFGITVRNVTPELAERLDIPANRGVIVQEVKPGSFADDIGLSRGDVILEINRQQVNSEDDFRRVQGTLKSGQDVVFLVRQGRGRNAGTIFLAGTLP